The proteins below are encoded in one region of Flavobacterium sp. IMCC34852:
- a CDS encoding gliding motility lipoprotein GldH, with amino-acid sequence MKIKSSILFILVFFSLISCDEKRVFDEYQSVGKEWHKDSIITFELPQLDVKKVYNLFVNVRDNDDYPFNNLFLIVSLEQPNRQVKVDTLEYQMTNPDGTLLGEGFTDIKENKLFYKDKVSFTQKGVYKIHIKHAVRQTGKIEGVPSLAGITDVGFRIESTE; translated from the coding sequence ATGAAGATAAAAAGTAGCATCCTCTTTATTTTAGTCTTTTTTTCGCTTATCTCCTGCGACGAAAAAAGAGTTTTTGACGAATACCAATCGGTCGGAAAGGAATGGCACAAAGACAGTATTATAACTTTTGAGTTGCCGCAATTAGACGTCAAAAAAGTGTATAATTTATTTGTGAATGTCAGAGACAATGATGATTATCCATTTAATAATTTGTTCTTAATTGTTTCCTTGGAACAACCTAACCGACAAGTAAAAGTGGATACTTTAGAATACCAAATGACTAATCCCGATGGCACGCTTCTTGGAGAAGGCTTTACCGATATTAAAGAAAACAAATTGTTTTACAAAGACAAGGTAAGTTTTACTCAAAAAGGCGTTTATAAAATTCACATCAAACATGCAGTAAGACAAACCGGTAAAATTGAAGGCGTTCCTTCATTGGCCGGAATTACCGATGTTGGTTTCAGAATAGAATCTACAGAATAA
- a CDS encoding PSP1 domain-containing protein, which produces MACTSCSTSDGGAPKGCKNNGTCGTDSCNKLTVFDWLANMSLPNGEAPFDCVEVRFKNGRKEFFRNTEKLTLSIGDVVATEASPGHDVGIVTLTGELVKIQMKKKGVNHTSTEIPKVYRKASQKDIDIWSDARDKEEPMKVKARELAIAHKLEMKISDIEFQGDGSKVTFYYTANDRVDFRMLIKDYAREFSTRIEMKQVGFRQEASRLGGIGSCGRELCCSTWLTDFRSVNTSAARYQQLSLNPQKLAGQCGKLKCCLNYELDTYMDALKDFPEFETKLKTEKGDAVCQKQDIFKGLMWFAYFDNFANWHVLNIEQVKEIVAQNKQGKKVSSLEDFAVEIVAEPEKDFNNAMGQESLTRFDQPRRSKNKNKNRNRNKAKTSDVASNSTSNEGQKQKQKPQGKKPIIIQKKNEDKK; this is translated from the coding sequence CAACAAACTAACCGTTTTCGATTGGCTGGCTAATATGAGTTTGCCCAATGGCGAAGCGCCTTTCGATTGTGTGGAAGTGCGATTCAAGAACGGCAGAAAAGAATTTTTTCGCAATACCGAAAAACTAACCCTAAGCATTGGGGATGTAGTGGCTACCGAAGCTTCTCCCGGACATGATGTTGGGATTGTTACCCTAACCGGCGAATTGGTAAAAATTCAAATGAAGAAAAAAGGTGTCAATCACACCAGCACAGAAATCCCGAAAGTATACCGAAAAGCGTCTCAAAAAGACATTGATATTTGGAGTGATGCTCGTGACAAAGAAGAGCCGATGAAAGTTAAAGCGCGTGAATTGGCGATTGCTCACAAATTAGAAATGAAAATTTCAGATATCGAATTCCAAGGCGATGGCTCTAAGGTTACTTTCTATTACACTGCAAATGATCGCGTCGATTTCAGAATGTTGATTAAAGATTACGCTCGCGAATTCAGCACCCGAATTGAGATGAAACAAGTGGGTTTTCGTCAGGAAGCTTCTCGTTTGGGCGGAATCGGTTCTTGCGGAAGAGAATTGTGTTGCTCCACTTGGTTAACCGATTTCAGAAGTGTCAATACCTCTGCAGCGCGTTACCAACAGTTGTCTTTGAACCCTCAAAAATTAGCCGGACAATGCGGCAAACTGAAATGTTGTCTAAACTATGAATTAGACACTTACATGGATGCACTAAAAGATTTTCCCGAATTTGAAACCAAATTAAAAACCGAAAAAGGCGATGCTGTTTGCCAAAAACAAGACATCTTCAAAGGATTGATGTGGTTTGCTTATTTTGACAATTTTGCCAATTGGCACGTGTTAAACATCGAGCAAGTCAAAGAAATCGTTGCCCAAAACAAGCAAGGTAAAAAAGTAAGTTCATTGGAAGATTTTGCTGTTGAAATTGTAGCCGAACCGGAAAAAGATTTCAATAACGCCATGGGACAAGAAAGTTTAACTCGTTTTGACCAACCAAGAAGAAGCAAAAACAAAAACAAAAACCGAAACCGAAATAAAGCGAAAACTTCCGATGTTGCGTCAAATTCTACATCAAACGAAGGACAAAAACAAAAGCAAAAACCGCAAGGAAAAAAACCTATTATAATTCAGAAAAAGAATGAAGATAAAAAGTAG